From Gemmatimonas sp., one genomic window encodes:
- a CDS encoding methyltransferase — MTTPTETAPDRYAFWQNAPLSIAGSRVLVATKPGVFAHGTVDAASMMLAEQMASMGRSTSVHLNCGNGMVPAAAAVAGGASVLWCSDRSLPSVQATERTMAANGIAGSHVVHAHGTHAFPLALAADVVTIRVSTDKLALQQLIWEAFHALRIGGKCYIAGANDEGVKPAVRLLESIFGMARLEAQHSGHRLAVATKAQIAPASLTEGTSPYLDPEHFREVAVTLKGVVHSLYSRPGVFSWEHLDEATQLLGDLMDIRAGESALDLGCGAGALGLTAASLSGTGRVLMVDADAEAVRCATRGIAKAELANAEVRASDVGGGLGEELFDVVVSNPPFHQGKATDLMVPRQFIADAYKHLKVGGRMMLVANRTLPYEQAIADRFGEVRTIHDGRRFKVLGATR; from the coding sequence ATGACGACACCGACCGAAACCGCCCCCGACCGCTACGCCTTCTGGCAGAACGCTCCGCTCTCGATCGCGGGCTCGCGGGTGCTGGTGGCCACCAAGCCCGGGGTGTTTGCGCACGGCACGGTCGACGCGGCGTCGATGATGCTGGCGGAACAGATGGCGTCGATGGGACGCAGCACGTCGGTGCACCTGAACTGCGGCAACGGCATGGTCCCGGCCGCGGCGGCGGTGGCGGGCGGGGCGTCGGTGCTCTGGTGCTCGGATCGTTCGCTGCCGTCGGTGCAGGCCACCGAGCGCACCATGGCCGCCAACGGCATCGCCGGCTCGCATGTGGTGCATGCGCATGGCACACACGCGTTTCCGCTGGCGCTGGCGGCCGATGTGGTCACCATTCGCGTGTCCACCGACAAGCTGGCGCTGCAGCAGCTGATCTGGGAGGCGTTTCATGCGCTCCGGATCGGCGGCAAGTGCTATATCGCCGGCGCCAACGACGAGGGCGTGAAGCCGGCGGTGCGCCTGTTGGAGTCGATCTTCGGCATGGCCCGACTCGAGGCCCAGCACAGCGGACATCGCCTGGCGGTGGCCACGAAGGCGCAGATCGCCCCCGCCTCGCTCACGGAGGGCACGTCGCCGTATCTCGACCCCGAGCATTTTCGGGAGGTCGCGGTGACGCTCAAGGGAGTGGTACACTCGCTGTACTCTCGTCCTGGCGTGTTCTCCTGGGAGCACCTCGATGAGGCCACGCAGCTTCTCGGCGACCTCATGGACATTCGGGCCGGCGAGTCGGCGCTCGATCTGGGCTGCGGTGCGGGTGCGTTGGGACTCACGGCCGCTTCGCTGTCGGGGACCGGCCGGGTGCTGATGGTGGATGCCGACGCCGAGGCGGTGCGTTGCGCGACGCGTGGAATCGCGAAGGCCGAGCTCGCCAACGCCGAGGTGCGCGCGAGTGATGTCGGTGGCGGGCTGGGTGAGGAGTTGTTCGATGTGGTGGTCTCCAATCCGCCGTTTCATCAGGGGAAGGCCACCGATCTCATGGTGCCGCGGCAGTTCATCGCCGACGCCTACAAGCACCTGAAGGTCGGCGGGCGAATGATGCTCGTGGCCAACCGCACCCTCCCGTACGAGCAGGCGATCGCCGACCGGTTCGGTGAGGTGCGCACGATTCACGACGGTCGACGGTTCAAGGTGTTGGGCGCCACCCGGTAG